A single window of Agromyces aureus DNA harbors:
- the dhaL gene encoding dihydroxyacetone kinase subunit DhaL translates to MGLDITWAVDWVRRSADVIAEHRVELIRLDRDIGDGDHGENLDRGFTAVVPKLDDLAAGSTPGDVLKLVAMTLISTVGGAAGPLYGTAYLKAAAAAGSESSLDGEAIAKILAAARDGIVSRGKAESGDKTMIDAWTPAVDAAAAAAASGADATAVLAAAADAAEAGAEATEPLIARKGRASYLGERSVGHRDPGAQSTALLLRAAADAASESTGA, encoded by the coding sequence GTGGGACTGGACATCACCTGGGCGGTCGACTGGGTCAGGCGCAGTGCCGACGTCATCGCCGAGCACCGCGTCGAGCTGATCAGGCTCGACCGCGACATCGGAGACGGCGACCACGGCGAGAACCTCGATCGGGGGTTCACCGCCGTGGTGCCGAAGCTCGACGACCTCGCGGCGGGCTCGACGCCCGGCGACGTGCTGAAACTCGTGGCGATGACCCTGATCTCCACGGTCGGCGGAGCCGCGGGGCCGCTCTACGGCACCGCCTACCTGAAGGCGGCCGCTGCCGCGGGTTCCGAGTCCTCGCTGGACGGCGAGGCGATCGCGAAGATCCTCGCCGCGGCGCGCGACGGCATCGTGTCCCGGGGCAAGGCCGAATCCGGCGACAAGACCATGATCGATGCGTGGACGCCGGCGGTCGATGCGGCGGCCGCGGCAGCGGCATCCGGTGCCGACGCCACCGCGGTGCTCGCCGCCGCGGCGGATGCGGCTGAAGCCGGTGCGGAGGCGACCGAGCCGCTCATCGCCCGCAAGGGCCGCGCGAGCTACCTCGGCGAGCGTTCGGTGGGCCACCGAGATCCGGGCGCGCAGTCGACGGCGCTCCTGCTGCGTGCGGCGGCGGATGCCGCCTCCGAGTCGACGGGTGCCTGA
- the dhaK gene encoding dihydroxyacetone kinase subunit DhaK — MKKIINDPKRVVEESVAGFGRAHADLVRVELEPVHVVRADAPIAGKVGLVSGGGSGHEPLHAGYVGFGMLDAAVPGAVFTSPTPDPILAATKAVDGGAGVLHIVKNYTGDVLNFETAAELAAMDGITVRAVVTDDDVAVKDSLYTAGRRGVAGTVLVEKIAGAAAERGDSLDEVADLAERVNANARSMGLALTACVVPHAGEPSFDLAEDEIEIGIGIHGEPGRERVGLEPADRLVDRLLEPILEDLPFGEGDRVLLFVNGMGGTPQVELYLAYRRADEVLRERGISVERSLVGNYITALEMQGMSITLLKLDDEMIELWDAPVQTAALRWGR; from the coding sequence GTGAAGAAGATCATCAACGACCCGAAGCGAGTGGTCGAGGAATCGGTCGCCGGATTCGGCAGAGCCCATGCGGATCTCGTCCGCGTCGAACTCGAGCCCGTGCACGTCGTGCGGGCCGATGCGCCGATCGCCGGCAAGGTCGGCCTCGTGAGCGGCGGTGGCAGCGGCCACGAGCCGCTGCACGCCGGCTACGTCGGCTTCGGCATGCTCGATGCCGCGGTGCCCGGTGCCGTGTTCACCTCGCCCACGCCCGACCCGATCCTCGCAGCGACCAAGGCCGTCGACGGTGGGGCCGGGGTGCTCCACATCGTGAAGAACTACACGGGCGACGTGCTGAACTTCGAGACCGCGGCCGAGCTCGCCGCCATGGACGGCATCACCGTGCGAGCGGTGGTGACCGACGACGACGTCGCCGTCAAGGACTCGCTCTACACCGCCGGTCGACGCGGCGTCGCGGGCACCGTGCTGGTCGAGAAGATCGCGGGCGCGGCCGCCGAGCGAGGCGACTCGCTCGACGAGGTCGCCGACCTCGCCGAGCGCGTGAACGCGAACGCGAGATCCATGGGGCTCGCGCTGACGGCCTGCGTCGTGCCGCATGCGGGGGAGCCGAGCTTCGACCTCGCCGAAGACGAGATCGAGATCGGCATCGGCATCCACGGTGAACCGGGTCGTGAGCGCGTGGGCCTCGAGCCCGCCGACCGACTGGTGGATCGGCTCCTCGAACCCATCCTCGAGGACCTGCCGTTCGGCGAGGGCGACCGCGTGCTGCTCTTCGTCAACGGCATGGGCGGCACCCCGCAAGTCGAGCTGTACCTCGCCTATCGTCGTGCCGACGAGGTGCTCCGCGAGCGTGGCATCTCCGTCGAGCGCTCGCTCGTGGGCAACTACATCACGGCGCTCGAGATGCAGGGCATGTCGATCACACTGCTGAAGCTCGACGACGAGATGATCGAACTCTGGGATGCGCCCGTCCAGACGGCGGCGCTGAGATGGGGGCGATAG
- a CDS encoding MIP/aquaporin family protein, producing MNLGIIFLSEMVGTAMLVLLGCGVVANVALVKNKGYNGGFLMVNIGWGLAVFSGVIVSYASGAHLNPAVTLGLTANFLGKGETEFVPGIPIDGASIFTYIGAQFVGAFIGAVCCWLAYKQHFDEEPLPANKLGVFSTGPAIRSYGWNLVTEIFGTFVLVFVILGFSYGGTPAELGAIPVAFLVIAIGASLGGPTGYAINPARDLGPRIAHALLPIKGKGGSDWSYSWVPVVGPIIGGLLAGWAALALLPVLG from the coding sequence ATGAATCTCGGGATCATCTTCCTTTCGGAGATGGTGGGCACGGCGATGTTGGTCCTGCTCGGTTGCGGTGTCGTGGCGAATGTCGCGCTCGTGAAGAACAAGGGCTACAACGGCGGGTTCCTGATGGTGAACATCGGCTGGGGCCTCGCGGTCTTCTCCGGCGTCATCGTCTCGTACGCGTCGGGCGCCCACTTGAACCCGGCCGTAACGCTCGGCCTCACGGCGAACTTCCTCGGCAAGGGCGAGACGGAGTTCGTTCCTGGTATCCCGATCGACGGTGCGTCGATCTTCACCTACATCGGCGCGCAGTTCGTCGGAGCCTTCATCGGCGCGGTCTGCTGCTGGCTCGCCTACAAGCAGCACTTCGACGAGGAGCCGCTGCCCGCCAACAAGCTCGGCGTGTTCTCGACCGGCCCGGCGATCCGCTCGTACGGCTGGAACCTCGTGACCGAGATCTTCGGCACGTTCGTGCTCGTCTTCGTCATCCTCGGATTCTCGTACGGCGGAACTCCCGCCGAGCTCGGCGCGATCCCGGTGGCGTTCCTCGTGATCGCGATCGGCGCCTCCCTCGGTGGCCCGACCGGCTATGCGATCAACCCCGCGCGCGACCTCGGTCCGCGCATCGCCCACGCGCTGCTGCCGATCAAGGGCAAGGGCGGCAGCGACTGGAGCTACTCGTGGGTCCCGGTGGTCGGTCCGATCATCGGTGGTCTCCTCGCAGGTTGGGCCGCGCTCGCCCTCCTGCCCGTACTCGGCTGA
- the glpK gene encoding glycerol kinase GlpK, translating to MADYILAIDQGTTSTRSIIFDKKGSVISTGQLEHEQIFPKAGWVEHDANEIWRNTGEVIGQALGKAKLTRHDIAAVGITNQRETAVVWDKNTGEPVYNAIVWQDTRTQPIVDRLAADGGVERFKQDVGLPLATYFSGTKIVWILENVEGAREKAEAGDLLFGTTDTWVLWNLTGGVDGGVHATDVTNASRTLFMDLETLSWRDDILEAFGVPKSMLPEIRSSSEVYGTASSSSLLRETPVAGILGDQQAATFGQAAFGPGESKNTYGTGNFLIFNTDTEIVHSKNGLLTTLGYKLGDQPAHYALEGSIAVTGSLIQWLRDNLGLISSAPEVEELAKTVDDNGGAYFVPAFSGLFAPYWRSDARGALVGLTRYVNKGHIARAALEATAFQTREVLDAVNADSGVDLTELKVDGGMIANNTLMQFQADILGVPVVRPVVAETTALGAAYAAGLAVGFWSDLDELRANWQEDSRWEPKMEAEERDRQIRLWKKAVTKTFDWVDDDVT from the coding sequence ATGGCCGACTACATCCTGGCGATCGACCAGGGAACGACGAGCACCCGCTCGATCATCTTCGACAAGAAGGGATCGGTCATTTCGACGGGTCAGCTCGAGCACGAGCAGATCTTCCCGAAGGCGGGTTGGGTCGAGCACGACGCCAACGAGATCTGGCGCAACACGGGCGAGGTGATCGGCCAGGCGCTCGGCAAGGCGAAGCTGACCAGGCACGACATCGCCGCGGTGGGCATCACGAACCAGCGCGAGACCGCCGTCGTGTGGGATAAGAACACGGGCGAGCCCGTGTACAACGCGATCGTCTGGCAGGACACCCGTACCCAGCCGATCGTCGACCGGCTCGCGGCCGACGGCGGCGTCGAGCGCTTCAAGCAGGACGTCGGGCTGCCGCTCGCGACCTACTTCTCGGGCACGAAGATCGTCTGGATCCTCGAGAACGTCGAGGGTGCGCGCGAGAAGGCCGAGGCGGGCGACCTGCTCTTCGGCACGACCGACACGTGGGTCCTCTGGAATCTCACGGGCGGCGTCGACGGCGGCGTGCATGCGACCGACGTCACCAACGCCAGCCGCACGCTGTTCATGGACCTCGAAACGCTCTCGTGGCGCGACGACATCCTCGAGGCGTTCGGTGTTCCGAAGTCGATGCTGCCCGAGATCCGCTCGTCTTCCGAGGTCTACGGCACGGCGTCGTCGTCCAGCCTGCTCCGCGAGACGCCCGTCGCCGGCATCTTGGGCGACCAGCAGGCCGCGACGTTCGGCCAGGCCGCGTTCGGCCCTGGCGAATCCAAGAACACCTATGGCACGGGCAACTTCCTGATCTTCAACACCGACACCGAGATCGTCCACTCGAAGAACGGGCTGCTGACGACGCTGGGCTACAAGCTCGGCGACCAGCCGGCCCACTACGCGCTCGAGGGATCGATCGCCGTCACGGGGTCGCTGATCCAGTGGCTCCGCGACAACCTGGGGCTCATCTCGAGCGCACCGGAGGTCGAAGAGCTCGCCAAGACGGTCGACGACAACGGCGGCGCGTACTTCGTGCCGGCGTTCTCGGGCCTGTTCGCGCCGTACTGGCGTTCGGACGCCCGCGGCGCGCTCGTCGGTCTCACGAGGTACGTGAACAAGGGCCACATCGCCCGTGCCGCCCTCGAGGCGACGGCGTTCCAGACCCGCGAGGTGCTCGACGCCGTGAACGCCGACTCTGGCGTGGATCTCACCGAGCTCAAGGTCGACGGCGGCATGATCGCGAACAACACGCTCATGCAGTTCCAGGCCGACATCCTGGGTGTGCCGGTCGTGCGTCCCGTGGTCGCGGAGACCACCGCGCTCGGTGCGGCCTACGCGGCCGGCCTCGCGGTCGGATTCTGGAGCGACCTCGACGAACTCCGCGCCAACTGGCAGGAGGACTCGCGCTGGGAGCCGAAGATGGAAGCCGAGGAGCGCGACCGTCAGATCCGCCTCTGGAAGAAGGCCGTCACGAAGACGTTCGACTGGGTCGACGACGACGTGACGTGA
- the trpD gene encoding anthranilate phosphoribosyltransferase, with product MSAEQTWPAILTALLAREDLSVSDAAWCMEQVMTGSATEAQLAAFLVALRAKGETVDEVVGFRDAVLEHAVPLDVDPMALDIVGTGGDRFGTVNVSTMASVVAAASGVPVIKHGNRAASSASGSSDVLAALGIDLALPAERVGEVLDEAGITFAFASAFHPGFRHAGAVRAQLGVPTVFNFLGPLCNPARPEASAVGVAHLDRVPLIVGVFQTRGATALVFRGDDGLDELTTTGHSHVWEVSRGTVKEHDLDPRDLGIARAKIDQLKGGDAAFNAEVVHRVFAGEQGPVRDIVVLNAAAGLVSYALAQDPSQVQRSILDRFAEQMAIAAETIDSGAAARKLEQWVAATER from the coding sequence ATGTCCGCCGAACAGACCTGGCCCGCGATCCTGACCGCTCTTCTCGCACGAGAGGACCTGAGCGTGTCCGATGCCGCGTGGTGCATGGAGCAGGTCATGACGGGTTCGGCGACCGAGGCGCAGCTCGCAGCGTTCCTCGTGGCGCTCCGCGCCAAGGGCGAGACCGTCGACGAGGTCGTCGGCTTCCGGGATGCGGTGCTCGAGCACGCCGTGCCGCTCGACGTGGATCCCATGGCGCTGGACATCGTCGGCACCGGGGGAGACCGGTTCGGCACGGTGAACGTGTCGACCATGGCGTCCGTGGTCGCCGCGGCATCCGGCGTTCCCGTGATCAAGCACGGCAACCGTGCTGCCAGCTCGGCCTCAGGCTCCTCCGACGTGCTCGCCGCCCTCGGCATCGATCTCGCGCTGCCGGCCGAGCGGGTGGGCGAGGTGCTCGACGAGGCCGGCATCACGTTCGCATTCGCGTCGGCGTTCCACCCGGGCTTCCGACACGCGGGTGCCGTGCGCGCCCAGCTCGGCGTGCCGACCGTTTTCAACTTCCTCGGCCCGCTCTGCAACCCGGCCAGGCCGGAGGCGTCGGCCGTCGGCGTCGCCCACCTCGACCGGGTTCCCCTCATCGTCGGCGTGTTCCAGACGCGTGGAGCGACGGCCCTCGTGTTCCGCGGCGACGACGGGCTCGACGAGCTCACGACGACCGGGCACAGCCACGTCTGGGAAGTCTCGCGCGGCACGGTCAAGGAGCACGATCTGGATCCGCGCGATCTCGGCATCGCCCGTGCGAAGATCGACCAGCTCAAGGGCGGCGACGCGGCGTTCAACGCCGAGGTCGTCCACCGGGTCTTCGCGGGCGAGCAGGGTCCGGTGCGCGACATCGTGGTGCTGAACGCCGCAGCGGGGCTCGTCTCGTACGCGCTCGCGCAGGACCCCTCGCAGGTGCAGCGTTCGATCCTCGACCGCTTCGCCGAGCAGATGGCCATCGCCGCCGAGACGATCGACTCGGGCGCCGCCGCCCGCAAGCTCGAGCAGTGGGTCGCCGCGACCGAGCGGTGA